The Paenibacillus sp. FSL R7-0204 genome includes a region encoding these proteins:
- a CDS encoding ATP-dependent DNA helicase, with translation MYDRFKRLGLTERLGQQDMSLDIANAYVHGRNAMIEAGVGIGKSFAYLIPGLLINQLSRQPVIIATSSIQLSEQIHKDLRFIGSRLGFSMIRSVVGKGMGQYACRYRAADLFPSGESGSPLTVMAERILNAEINERADLKGGVSDALWSNVCVTDCKFEHCHYKHTCAFYDMRAKINAGPGEMDIIIVNQDLLIRDLIKKKEGTKGLITERPALIIIDEAHNLEAKVRDAQTLEFTFRQISRVLEDAMQLLFKQSADRSLMKSCQFVRRCAKELFRQIEADLLHSAKQDTDRIKVSAITGVPLQQAVQILQEFRLSLSVLTSRHEREIDNIFEAVNGMIDLFQVLAGTEDNYLLWASQPRGEAAVSICPKGISQFLKYSLFSGKTSVILTSATLSQSGGTLEEQYAYLSRSLGYRGEYMERQASPFDYDNHTMMYIAKDVPYYNHHNREAYLEAAYKELLRLCNVTDGRTLVLFSAKEDMKYIHKKLSAEKLNWALHMQREGSSQDGVIAEFRASKGVLLSTGVFWEGVNIEGADLSHLIVFRLPFPVPADPVYEYKAAQAANPLMEVYVPDMLLRLRQGTGRLIRSETDLGVLSILDSRLSAAARNPYREQVLAALPFTKVTEEFGVLERFVREKGIHR, from the coding sequence ATGTATGACCGGTTCAAACGGCTCGGTCTCACCGAACGGCTCGGCCAGCAGGATATGTCGCTGGATATTGCCAACGCTTATGTCCATGGCCGAAATGCCATGATTGAAGCCGGAGTCGGCATCGGCAAATCCTTCGCCTACCTGATTCCCGGCCTGCTCATTAACCAGCTCTCCCGGCAGCCGGTCATTATCGCCACCTCGTCCATCCAGCTCTCCGAACAGATCCATAAGGATCTGCGGTTCATCGGCAGCCGGCTCGGCTTCTCCATGATCCGCTCTGTAGTCGGCAAGGGCATGGGGCAGTATGCCTGCCGGTATCGGGCAGCAGACCTGTTCCCGTCCGGGGAGTCCGGCTCACCGCTCACGGTAATGGCAGAACGTATCCTGAATGCAGAAATCAACGAGCGGGCAGATCTGAAGGGCGGAGTCAGTGATGCCTTATGGTCTAACGTGTGTGTGACAGATTGTAAGTTCGAGCACTGTCACTACAAGCATACCTGCGCCTTCTACGACATGCGGGCTAAGATCAACGCCGGCCCGGGCGAGATGGATATCATCATCGTGAACCAGGACCTGCTGATCCGAGACCTGATCAAGAAAAAGGAAGGGACCAAAGGCCTGATCACCGAGCGGCCTGCTCTGATCATTATAGATGAAGCGCATAATCTGGAAGCCAAGGTCAGGGATGCCCAGACTCTTGAATTCACCTTCCGGCAGATCTCCCGGGTGCTGGAGGATGCCATGCAGCTTCTGTTCAAGCAGTCGGCGGACCGCAGCCTGATGAAGTCCTGCCAGTTCGTTCGGCGATGTGCCAAAGAGCTGTTCAGACAGATCGAAGCGGACCTGCTGCACTCGGCCAAGCAGGACACTGACCGGATTAAAGTATCGGCGATTACTGGAGTCCCGCTGCAGCAGGCCGTGCAGATTTTGCAGGAGTTCCGCCTCAGTCTCTCGGTGCTGACTTCCCGGCATGAGCGGGAGATCGACAATATCTTCGAAGCGGTTAACGGAATGATTGACCTCTTCCAGGTGCTTGCCGGGACGGAGGACAACTATCTGCTCTGGGCCAGCCAGCCCAGGGGAGAAGCTGCCGTCAGCATCTGCCCCAAGGGGATCAGCCAATTCCTGAAATACAGTCTATTTAGCGGCAAGACCTCTGTCATCCTGACCTCCGCAACCCTCAGCCAGTCCGGCGGTACGCTGGAGGAGCAATACGCTTATCTGTCCCGTTCACTGGGCTACAGGGGGGAGTATATGGAGCGTCAGGCTTCACCGTTCGATTACGACAACCACACGATGATGTATATTGCCAAAGACGTTCCTTACTATAACCACCATAACCGGGAAGCTTATCTGGAAGCGGCGTATAAGGAGCTGCTGCGGCTGTGCAATGTAACGGACGGGCGGACGCTGGTGCTTTTTTCGGCCAAAGAGGATATGAAGTACATTCACAAGAAGCTGAGTGCGGAGAAGCTGAACTGGGCGCTGCATATGCAGCGGGAAGGCTCGTCGCAGGACGGGGTGATCGCTGAGTTCCGGGCGAGTAAGGGCGTGCTGCTGAGTACCGGTGTATTCTGGGAAGGGGTGAATATCGAGGGTGCAGATCTTTCGCATCTGATCGTCTTCCGGCTGCCGTTCCCGGTTCCGGCTGATCCTGTCTACGAATACAAGGCTGCGCAGGCGGCGAATCCGCTTATGGAGGTCTACGTGCCGGACATGCTGCTCCGCCTGCGGCAAGGCACCGGGCGTCTGATCCGCAGCGAGACAGACCTCGGCGTGCTCAGCATTCTGGATTCCCGCCTGTCGGCCGCAGCCCGCAACCCGTACCGGGAGCAGGTCCTTGCCGCCCTGCCGTTCACCAAGGTGACGGAGGAGTTCGGGGTGCTGGAGAGGTTTGTGCGTGAGAAGGGAATTCATCGGTGA
- a CDS encoding SGNH/GDSL hydrolase family protein — protein MSQMQTYKPAANHVRIIGRTHWMGEVLWLALSGGGVEFSFYGRAARITLQGDDIAATGNNLARIGISVNGRRVIDDQVDLPRKTYTVFESDTEQEITVRITKLSEAAMSTVGIAEIAVQAEEGIKPTPSPQHTIEFIGDSITCGYGVDDEEALHTFSTATEDVMKAYAYLSAEQLGADYSMVCYSGYGIITGYTENDQKLTTHLLPDYYEKVGKSEGRFGGNLLPQEIPWEFSRFTPELIVINLGTNDDSYTKEDPAKQADYAENYVAFLQKVRRNNPASTILCTLGIMGDRLYPVLEQAVSRYTGETGDSRISVMKLEVQLEADGYAVDYHPSQVTHRKAADRLASEIRRLMNW, from the coding sequence ATGTCCCAGATGCAAACGTACAAACCGGCAGCTAATCATGTCAGAATCATTGGACGGACCCACTGGATGGGGGAGGTGCTGTGGCTGGCGCTCTCCGGCGGCGGGGTGGAATTCTCATTCTACGGACGGGCAGCCCGGATCACTCTGCAAGGCGATGATATCGCTGCAACCGGCAACAATCTGGCCCGGATCGGAATCAGCGTTAACGGCCGGCGGGTGATAGACGATCAGGTGGATCTCCCGCGCAAAACATATACAGTGTTCGAAAGCGACACCGAGCAAGAGATTACTGTAAGAATTACGAAGCTGTCTGAAGCGGCCATGTCAACGGTTGGCATTGCGGAGATCGCGGTGCAGGCTGAGGAAGGGATTAAGCCGACTCCATCTCCGCAGCATACGATTGAATTCATCGGCGATTCCATTACCTGCGGGTATGGTGTGGATGATGAAGAGGCGCTGCATACTTTTTCTACGGCTACAGAAGATGTAATGAAGGCCTACGCCTACCTGAGCGCAGAGCAGCTTGGTGCGGATTACAGTATGGTGTGTTACAGCGGATACGGCATTATTACCGGCTATACGGAGAACGACCAGAAGCTGACCACGCATCTTCTGCCCGATTACTACGAGAAGGTGGGTAAGTCGGAAGGGAGGTTCGGCGGCAATCTGCTGCCTCAGGAGATACCTTGGGAGTTTAGCAGATTCACGCCGGAGCTGATCGTCATTAATCTGGGGACTAACGACGATTCTTACACCAAGGAGGACCCCGCCAAGCAGGCGGATTATGCAGAGAACTATGTCGCTTTTCTCCAAAAGGTCAGACGGAATAATCCCGCTTCCACCATTCTATGTACGTTGGGGATCATGGGGGACAGGCTCTACCCTGTCCTGGAGCAGGCGGTGAGCCGCTATACCGGGGAAACCGGCGACAGCAGAATCTCGGTGATGAAACTCGAGGTGCAGCTAGAGGCGGACGGCTACGCCGTCGATTATCATCCTTCGCAGGTAACGCATCGCAAAGCGGCGGATAGACTAGCGTCAGAAATCCGCAGGCTGATGAATTGGTGA
- a CDS encoding AraC family transcriptional regulator: protein MDIPRGTYGFRFAEDKELQLCVLFAAGYDSVSDPAYRWDGMERSDGPLLLFQYTLSGEGVFESENRTYRVRAGQALLAEIPGPHRYYYPPDAAEPWEFLFLLLRPSLILPHWRRFLREAGEVPRLPADCAPVRLARMIVMDAGAGRISDPLIASSSVYQFMTELTRMQAATLRDRDNWSENIKRAAAFIEQHYPQMISIDQLSEHVCLSKYHLIRRFSASTGHTPGAYLTRVRTEKAMELLRGTSLSIEAIAQQIGYSSGSYFIKAFRSLTGLTPGDFRSGDESLTYRRLFFD, encoded by the coding sequence ATGGACATCCCCCGAGGGACTTATGGCTTTCGCTTTGCCGAAGATAAGGAGCTGCAGCTGTGCGTATTGTTCGCAGCCGGTTATGATTCCGTCTCCGATCCCGCTTACCGCTGGGACGGCATGGAGCGCAGCGACGGCCCGCTGCTGCTGTTCCAGTATACGCTCTCCGGTGAGGGCGTGTTCGAGTCAGAGAACCGGACCTACCGGGTCCGGGCCGGACAGGCTCTGCTGGCGGAAATCCCGGGGCCGCACCGGTATTACTATCCGCCGGATGCGGCAGAGCCTTGGGAGTTCCTGTTCCTCCTGCTGCGTCCAAGCCTGATCCTGCCCCACTGGCGCAGATTCCTGCGCGAAGCGGGCGAGGTGCCCCGGCTGCCCGCAGATTGCGCCCCTGTCCGGCTGGCGCGGATGATTGTTATGGATGCCGGAGCGGGCAGAATCTCCGATCCGCTGATCGCCTCGTCCAGCGTCTACCAATTCATGACCGAATTGACACGAATGCAGGCAGCTACGCTGCGCGACAGGGACAACTGGTCAGAGAATATCAAGCGCGCCGCTGCATTCATCGAGCAGCATTACCCGCAAATGATCAGCATCGACCAGCTGTCGGAGCATGTCTGCCTGTCCAAGTATCATCTCATCCGCCGCTTCTCGGCCAGCACCGGACATACGCCCGGTGCTTATCTGACCCGGGTCCGCACGGAGAAAGCGATGGAGCTGCTCCGGGGGACGAGCTTAAGCATTGAAGCCATTGCGCAGCAGATCGGCTACTCTAGCGGAAGCTACTTTATCAAGGCGTTCCGCAGCCTGACCGGTCTGACGCCGGGCGATTTTCGCAGCGGGGATGAGAGTCTGACTTACCGCCGCCTGTTTTTCGATTAA